The following coding sequences lie in one Bacteroidota bacterium genomic window:
- a CDS encoding cytochrome c oxidase subunit 3 family protein, giving the protein MAHTGLVLPNSGHNRDAEANKFGMWLFLFTELLLFGGLFIVYMVYRMLNHEAFLLSSFELNVTMGTVNTVVLLVSSMTIAMAVSAIQMGQAKRSAMLLWITFALAGVFLVIKYFEWSAKIHHGLFPGLDYYNNLPAGERLFFFLYYIMTGLHALHIIIGMVIILFTIRQTNNGTLSPEKHSLTENAGLYWHLVDLIWIYLFPLFYLIH; this is encoded by the coding sequence ATGGCACACACGGGACTTGTACTTCCCAATTCGGGACACAATCGCGATGCCGAGGCCAACAAGTTTGGCATGTGGCTCTTTCTTTTCACTGAGTTGTTGCTCTTTGGTGGCTTGTTCATTGTGTATATGGTTTACCGCATGCTCAACCACGAAGCATTTCTGCTTTCGTCGTTCGAGCTCAACGTGACCATGGGCACGGTGAACACCGTGGTGCTTCTTGTAAGCAGCATGACCATCGCTATGGCGGTTTCTGCCATTCAGATGGGCCAGGCCAAACGTTCTGCCATGCTGTTGTGGATCACTTTTGCGCTTGCAGGGGTGTTTCTTGTCATCAAATATTTTGAGTGGAGTGCCAAAATCCACCACGGTCTGTTTCCCGGTTTGGATTATTACAACAACCTGCCAGCAGGCGAGCGATTGTTCTTTTTTCTCTATTACATAATGACCGGCCTCCACGCCTTGCATATCATCATTGGCATGGTGATCATCCTGTTCACCATCCGCCAGACCAACAATGGCACATTGTCGCCCGAAAAGCATTCGCTTACCGAAAATGCCGGACTTTACTGGCACCTGGTCGACCTGATCTGGATTTACCTGTTCCCGTTGTTTTACCTAATCCACTGA
- the ctaD gene encoding cytochrome c oxidase subunit I has protein sequence MATATAQVSYLEAKKGILSWLFSVDHKRIGLLYLYSLITFFLVGVTLGLLMRYELLNPGKDLVEAKTYNQIFTLHGVIMIFLFIIPSIPAVFGNFFLPIMLGTDDVSFPRLNLLSWWVYIIGAVMALSTLVFGDGPADTGWTFYAPYSVKTGTNVSMSVLAAFILGFSSILTGLNFIVTIHRLRAPGMTFTKMPLFAWALYATSWIQLLATPIIGITLLMIVAERTLGVGLFDPSIGGDPILYQHLFWIYSHPAVYIMALPAFGIISELLPTFSRRTIFGYKAIAYSSLAIAFVGYFIWGHHMFTSGMSGTARFIFSMLTFLVAIPTAIKVFNWVATLYKGSIHVEPPLLYALAFIFQFMIGGFTGLILGALATDIHLHDTYFVVGHFHYVMFGGTGFAFFGALHYWYPKIWGRMYNKAVANIAFVIFFIGFNTLYFPMFISGLMGMPRRYYDYLPEFHVPNIVSTVGSWILAIGLLIMLGNLIVARFRGRKVTERDPWGGITLEWQTPTPPPVQNFDSLPELPLNGPYDYENKPQIKD, from the coding sequence ATGGCAACTGCTACTGCTCAGGTCAGCTATCTGGAAGCCAAAAAAGGCATATTGTCATGGCTTTTTTCAGTTGACCACAAACGCATCGGTTTACTTTACCTCTATTCGCTGATCACCTTTTTTCTTGTAGGCGTTACGCTTGGTTTGCTCATGCGTTATGAGCTGCTCAATCCGGGCAAAGACCTGGTGGAGGCCAAAACTTACAACCAGATTTTTACCCTGCACGGGGTGATCATGATTTTCCTTTTTATCATTCCGAGCATCCCTGCGGTGTTTGGCAACTTCTTTTTGCCAATCATGCTGGGCACGGACGATGTGTCTTTTCCACGTCTCAACCTGTTGTCGTGGTGGGTATATATAATAGGTGCTGTCATGGCACTTTCGACCCTCGTTTTTGGTGACGGTCCGGCCGATACCGGTTGGACTTTTTATGCACCATACAGTGTAAAAACGGGTACGAATGTCAGCATGTCGGTCCTTGCGGCCTTCATTCTTGGCTTTTCGTCCATTCTCACTGGTCTGAATTTCATCGTAACCATTCACAGGCTGCGTGCACCAGGGATGACGTTTACAAAGATGCCTTTGTTTGCCTGGGCTTTGTACGCCACTTCCTGGATTCAGCTTCTGGCCACACCTATCATTGGTATCACCCTGCTCATGATTGTGGCAGAGCGCACCCTCGGCGTGGGACTGTTTGATCCTTCCATTGGCGGCGACCCCATTCTTTACCAGCACCTCTTCTGGATTTACAGCCACCCGGCGGTTTACATCATGGCGTTGCCGGCCTTTGGCATCATCTCGGAGCTCCTGCCCACTTTCAGCCGCCGCACCATCTTCGGATACAAGGCCATCGCTTACAGCAGCCTGGCCATCGCTTTCGTGGGCTATTTCATCTGGGGGCACCACATGTTTACCTCCGGAATGAGTGGTACTGCCCGTTTCATCTTTTCAATGCTTACCTTCCTTGTAGCCATTCCTACGGCCATCAAGGTATTCAACTGGGTTGCAACACTTTACAAGGGTTCGATTCACGTGGAGCCGCCCTTGCTCTATGCCCTGGCATTTATCTTCCAGTTTATGATCGGCGGTTTTACGGGCCTGATTCTGGGCGCCCTCGCCACCGACATCCATTTGCATGATACCTACTTTGTGGTCGGCCATTTTCACTATGTGATGTTCGGGGGCACCGGTTTTGCCTTTTTTGGTGCCCTGCACTACTGGTATCCCAAAATCTGGGGAAGAATGTACAACAAGGCAGTGGCCAACATTGCTTTCGTCATTTTCTTCATCGGTTTCAATACCCTCTATTTCCCGATGTTTATCTCGGGACTGATGGGCATGCCCCGCCGCTATTACGACTATCTGCCTGAGTTTCATGTGCCAAACATTGTCAGCACGGTTGGCTCATGGATTCTGGCAATTGGATTATTAATTATGCTTGGCAACCTTATCGTTGCACGTTTCAGGGGACGCAAGGTGACTGAACGTGACCCCTGGGGCGGAATCACACTCGAGTGGCAGACTCCCACACCACCGCCAGTACAAAATTTCGACAGCTTGCCCGAGCTTCCTCTTAACGGCCCATACGATTACGAAAATAAACCTCAAATCAAGGACTGA
- a CDS encoding SCO family protein, giving the protein MKFKAISFTQTVVFVWMASLVAISPAIRSQEQLGVYEQLDRYLEDGLMFTDENYQEVDLKAAINKPTVLALVYYECPGICTPLMNGLADVMKKSDMLANKDYQVFTVSFSHREKPFLAMNKKKTYVKLVEKGDLENGWRFFTGDSITIRRLLDNVGYQIKQEGGEYIHPATLIVLSPDGKITRYLHGTYFLPFDFKMAIIEASQGKSGPTINKVLKFCFSYDPEGQRYVLNITSISGSIILLAALIFLAYLLISGRKKRQTNNI; this is encoded by the coding sequence ATGAAATTCAAGGCAATAAGTTTTACACAAACGGTTGTTTTCGTTTGGATGGCATCACTTGTCGCCATTTCGCCGGCTATCAGGTCGCAAGAGCAACTGGGGGTGTATGAGCAACTCGACCGTTACCTTGAGGACGGTTTAATGTTTACCGACGAAAACTACCAGGAGGTTGACCTCAAGGCAGCCATTAACAAACCCACTGTGCTGGCTTTGGTTTATTATGAATGCCCTGGCATCTGCACCCCGCTCATGAACGGGCTGGCTGATGTGATGAAAAAGTCGGACATGCTGGCAAACAAGGATTACCAGGTGTTTACCGTAAGTTTCAGCCACCGCGAAAAGCCTTTTCTGGCAATGAACAAGAAAAAGACTTATGTAAAGCTGGTTGAAAAAGGTGATCTGGAGAATGGCTGGAGATTTTTCACCGGCGACAGCATCACCATCCGTCGCCTGCTCGACAATGTGGGGTACCAGATCAAGCAGGAAGGAGGCGAATATATTCATCCCGCCACACTGATCGTGCTTAGTCCCGACGGAAAGATAACCCGCTACCTGCATGGCACCTACTTCCTGCCTTTCGATTTCAAGATGGCAATCATCGAGGCATCGCAGGGCAAATCGGGGCCAACCATCAACAAAGTGCTGAAATTTTGCTTCAGCTACGACCCTGAGGGTCAACGTTATGTGCTGAATATTACTTCCATATCCGGCAGCATCATATTGCTTGCTGCACTCATATTCCTAGCTTATCTGCTTATTTCAGGCCGAAAGAAACGTCAAACCAACAACATTTGA
- the uvrA gene encoding excinuclease ABC subunit UvrA produces the protein MSEQSLQHDTYSEDQYLEVQGARVHNLKNIDLRIPRYQLVVITGQSGSGKSSLAFDTIYAEGQRRYMESFSAYARQFIGTMERPDVDKITGLSPVISIEQKSVNRNPRSTVGTITEIYDFLRLLYARASEAFSYATGEKMVRYSEEQIVALIHEKYAGKRIILLAPVVRARKGHYRELFEQVRQAGFLKVRVDGEVRDLVFGMQLDRYKVHDIEIVIDRLDMASVDHARLTRSVQTALKQGKGLMQVLDAGSNELRYFSRMLMCPTTGLSYNEPEPNTFSFNSPYGACPKCNGLGHITEIDLDKIMPDKSLSIKKGGLAPLGEYKNNWIFSQIEAIGSRYGFNLNTPIGEIPDEAIDVMLYGTNESIEVRREYMGIISSYSTTFEGIISFIEAQNNENASPAIRRWAQGFMNHVTCPVCEGTRLKKESRYFLIDGKNIAEAASMDISALASWIESLPEKLSERQLQIARDVLREIEKRIRFLLEVGIDYLNLNRPANTLSGGEAQRIRLATQIGSQLTGVLYILDEPSIGLHQRDNHRLIKSLKQLRDIGNSVIVVEHDKDTILAADHVVDIGPGAGVHGGYVVAQGKPDEMHQCKSITCEYISGKRSIPVPAQRRKGTPGQKLILRGAKGNNLKNVDLELPLGMMICVTGVSGSGKSSLINETLFPILNRHFYDALKAPLPYESIEGLELLDKVIEIDQTPIGRTPRSNPATYTKVFDEIRKLFGELPESRIRGYKPGRFSFNVSGGRCETCKGAGVRIIEMNFLPDVAVQCEDCGGKRYNPETLEVRYRGKSINDVLNLTIDQAIDFFENIPSIQQKLRSLQDVGLGYLTLGQPSTTISGGEAQRVKLAAELARRDTGKTIYILDEPTTGLHFEDVNQLMQVLNKLVDRGNTVLIIEHNMEVIKMADYIIDLGPDGGRNGGRIVATGTPEEIVEKGTGHTAAYLAVELQNGRQA, from the coding sequence ATGAGCGAGCAATCATTGCAGCACGACACATACTCCGAAGATCAGTACCTTGAGGTGCAGGGTGCCCGGGTGCACAACCTGAAAAACATCGACCTGCGTATTCCGCGCTATCAGCTGGTGGTCATCACCGGCCAGAGCGGAAGCGGTAAGTCATCGCTGGCTTTCGACACCATCTATGCCGAAGGCCAAAGGCGATACATGGAAAGTTTTTCCGCCTATGCCCGGCAGTTTATCGGCACCATGGAGCGCCCTGATGTGGACAAAATCACCGGCTTGAGTCCGGTGATCTCTATCGAGCAGAAGTCGGTCAACCGCAACCCCCGCTCCACAGTGGGTACCATTACCGAGATCTACGACTTTCTGCGACTGCTCTATGCACGTGCCTCTGAGGCCTTTTCGTATGCCACGGGCGAAAAGATGGTGCGATATTCCGAGGAACAGATCGTAGCCCTGATCCACGAGAAATATGCTGGCAAAAGAATCATCCTGCTGGCTCCGGTTGTCAGGGCGCGCAAGGGACACTACCGCGAGTTGTTCGAACAGGTCAGACAGGCCGGATTCCTGAAAGTGCGCGTTGACGGGGAAGTGCGCGACCTCGTTTTTGGCATGCAGCTCGACAGATATAAGGTGCACGACATCGAGATTGTCATCGACCGGCTGGATATGGCTTCGGTGGACCACGCCAGACTGACGCGCTCGGTGCAAACAGCCCTCAAACAAGGCAAAGGCCTGATGCAGGTGCTCGATGCAGGAAGCAACGAACTGCGCTATTTCAGCCGCATGCTGATGTGCCCCACCACAGGCTTGTCGTACAACGAACCGGAACCCAATACGTTTTCGTTCAACTCGCCCTACGGCGCTTGCCCGAAATGCAACGGTCTGGGGCATATCACCGAGATTGACCTCGACAAAATTATGCCCGACAAAAGCCTGAGCATCAAAAAAGGTGGTCTGGCCCCGCTGGGCGAATATAAGAACAACTGGATTTTCAGCCAGATCGAAGCCATTGGCAGCCGCTACGGTTTCAACCTGAATACGCCCATAGGCGAGATACCCGACGAAGCCATTGATGTGATGCTCTACGGCACCAACGAGTCCATAGAGGTAAGGCGTGAATATATGGGTATCATCTCGTCCTATAGCACAACCTTTGAGGGCATCATCAGTTTTATCGAAGCCCAGAACAACGAAAATGCCTCGCCGGCCATCCGCAGGTGGGCGCAAGGTTTCATGAATCATGTGACTTGTCCGGTTTGCGAAGGCACACGGCTCAAAAAAGAGTCGCGGTATTTCCTGATTGACGGCAAAAACATTGCCGAAGCTGCTTCGATGGATATCAGCGCTTTAGCGTCCTGGATCGAATCGTTGCCCGAAAAACTTTCTGAAAGGCAGCTGCAGATTGCCCGCGATGTACTGCGTGAAATTGAAAAGCGCATCCGTTTTCTGCTCGAAGTGGGTATCGACTACCTCAACCTGAACCGTCCGGCCAACACCCTCTCCGGAGGCGAGGCCCAGCGCATCAGACTGGCCACACAGATCGGATCGCAGCTCACCGGGGTGCTTTATATCCTGGACGAACCCAGCATCGGCCTGCACCAGCGCGATAACCACCGGCTGATCAAATCGCTCAAACAACTGCGCGACATCGGCAACTCGGTCATCGTGGTGGAGCACGATAAGGACACGATTCTTGCGGCAGACCATGTGGTGGATATCGGTCCGGGCGCCGGCGTGCATGGCGGTTATGTGGTTGCACAAGGCAAGCCCGACGAGATGCATCAGTGCAAAAGCATTACCTGCGAGTACATCAGCGGAAAAAGAAGCATACCTGTGCCGGCTCAACGCCGCAAGGGCACGCCCGGGCAGAAACTCATTCTGCGTGGCGCTAAAGGCAACAACCTGAAGAATGTTGACCTGGAACTGCCGCTTGGTATGATGATTTGCGTAACCGGAGTGAGCGGTTCGGGAAAGAGCAGCCTCATCAATGAAACACTTTTTCCCATTTTAAACCGGCACTTCTATGATGCGCTCAAAGCGCCTCTGCCATACGAAAGCATCGAAGGGCTGGAGCTGCTCGACAAGGTGATTGAAATTGACCAGACGCCCATCGGACGCACACCGCGCTCCAATCCGGCCACCTACACCAAGGTGTTCGACGAGATACGAAAGCTCTTTGGCGAGCTGCCCGAATCGCGCATCAGGGGTTACAAACCCGGGCGTTTTTCGTTCAATGTGTCCGGCGGAAGATGCGAAACCTGCAAAGGCGCAGGCGTGCGCATCATCGAGATGAATTTTCTGCCCGATGTGGCAGTGCAATGCGAAGATTGCGGGGGAAAGAGATATAACCCCGAGACCCTCGAGGTGCGCTACCGGGGCAAATCGATCAACGATGTGCTCAACCTGACCATCGATCAGGCGATCGATTTTTTCGAAAACATCCCATCCATCCAGCAAAAGCTGCGCTCGTTGCAGGATGTGGGGCTCGGATACCTGACGCTTGGTCAGCCATCCACAACCATCTCGGGTGGCGAAGCCCAACGTGTCAAGCTGGCCGCCGAACTCGCACGCCGCGATACCGGAAAAACAATCTATATCCTCGACGAGCCAACCACCGGCCTGCATTTCGAAGATGTGAACCAACTGATGCAGGTGCTCAACAAGCTGGTTGACAGGGGAAATACGGTGCTCATCATCGAACACAATATGGAAGTGATCAAGATGGCCGATTATATCATCGACCTGGGGCCGGATGGCGGGCGAAATGGCGGCCGGATCGTTGCCACAGGGACGCCTGAAGAAATAGTCGAGAAAGGAACAGGCCACACCGCTGCTTACCTGGCTGTGGAACTCCAAAATGGCCGTCAGGCATAA
- a CDS encoding lytic transglycosylase domain-containing protein, whose protein sequence is MITGLAATLASCGRNGNAQQPAERLPAQEIVSIQLPASIDFAGEEVPLELYYVSEALERELLVNTYWHSSTLLLLKRANRWLPVIEPILKKNGIPDDFKYLAMIESNLTNSRSPAGAAGFWQFLEGTAREYQLEVTDQVDERYHLEKATEAACRYFRRAYNKYNSWALVAAAYNAGTRRIDDFLSRQQTDSYFDLLMAEETERYLYRILAIKMIHRNPRAFGFYPDLERLYEPLSFREIQVSESIPNLVEFARSQGVSYKLLRMFNPWLRTHELTVKPGKTYTLKIPDGRFARTHRPIRS, encoded by the coding sequence TTGATAACAGGACTTGCGGCCACGCTGGCCTCCTGCGGACGCAATGGCAACGCCCAGCAGCCTGCCGAACGCCTGCCGGCCCAGGAAATAGTGAGTATCCAATTGCCGGCAAGTATTGATTTTGCCGGCGAGGAAGTGCCGCTGGAACTTTACTATGTGAGCGAAGCCCTGGAACGCGAATTGTTGGTGAACACCTACTGGCACAGCTCCACCTTGCTGTTGCTCAAGCGTGCCAACCGCTGGCTTCCGGTGATCGAGCCTATTTTGAAGAAGAACGGCATACCCGACGATTTCAAATACCTGGCCATGATCGAGAGCAACCTTACCAACAGCAGATCGCCTGCCGGAGCGGCCGGTTTCTGGCAGTTCCTCGAAGGCACGGCCCGCGAATACCAACTCGAGGTCACTGACCAGGTGGATGAGCGCTATCACCTCGAAAAGGCTACCGAAGCCGCATGCAGGTATTTCCGCCGGGCTTACAACAAATACAACAGCTGGGCACTTGTGGCAGCTGCCTACAACGCTGGCACCAGGCGCATCGACGATTTTCTTTCGCGCCAGCAAACCGACAGCTACTTCGACTTGTTAATGGCTGAAGAAACAGAAAGATACCTCTACCGCATTCTGGCCATCAAAATGATTCATCGCAACCCTCGGGCTTTTGGCTTCTATCCTGATCTGGAGCGGCTTTATGAACCATTGTCTTTCAGAGAGATACAGGTGAGCGAGAGCATCCCGAACCTGGTGGAGTTTGCCAGATCGCAGGGGGTAAGCTATAAGTTGCTGCGCATGTTCAACCCCTGGCTGCGCACGCACGAGCTTACCGTGAAACCCGGTAAAACCTACACGCTGAAAATACCTGACGGCCGGTTTGCACGCACGCACCGACCCATACGGTCATGA
- the rfbC gene encoding dTDP-4-dehydrorhamnose 3,5-epimerase, translating to MEIIETGIPDLLIVKPVVFEDHRGYFFESYNKEKFLQKGIDQNFVQDNESKSAKNVLRGLHFQKPPFAQGKLVRVMKGAVLDVAVDIRKKSPTYGKWASIVLSESNKWMYWIPPGFAHGFVTLEDDTVFFYKCTNVYNKASEGSIRWNDPDLNIDWGVTDPLLSDKDREAPLFRDFVSPF from the coding sequence ATGGAAATCATCGAAACCGGCATTCCCGACCTGCTCATAGTGAAACCCGTGGTATTCGAGGACCACAGGGGATACTTCTTCGAATCGTATAACAAAGAAAAATTTCTGCAGAAAGGTATCGACCAGAATTTTGTGCAGGACAACGAATCCAAGTCGGCAAAAAACGTCCTGCGGGGTCTGCATTTTCAGAAGCCACCCTTTGCCCAGGGCAAGCTGGTGCGCGTGATGAAAGGCGCTGTGCTCGATGTGGCAGTAGATATCCGGAAAAAGTCGCCCACCTACGGCAAATGGGCTTCCATTGTGCTGAGCGAATCGAACAAATGGATGTACTGGATTCCGCCGGGATTTGCCCACGGTTTTGTGACCCTCGAAGACGACACGGTATTTTTCTACAAATGCACCAACGTCTATAACAAAGCTTCGGAAGGCAGTATCCGGTGGAACGACCCCGACCTTAATATCGACTGGGGTGTGACCGACCCGCTGCTCTCCGACAAGGACCGCGAGGCTCCATTGTTCCGCGATTTTGTCAGTCCGTTCTGA
- the lpdA gene encoding dihydrolipoyl dehydrogenase gives MSYDVIVIGSGPGGYVAAIRASQLGKKVAVVEKAEIGGVCLNWGCIPTKALLKSAQVFNYTKHAADYGIAITGEVKPDFESVIKRSRSVADGMSKGVQFLFKKNKIDLINGFGTLKPGKKVEVTKADGSKETYEANHIILATGARSRELPNMKIDGKKIVGYRDAMVLPKQPASMVVVGSGAIGSEFAYFYNSMGTKVTLVEYMPNILPLEDEDVSKQLERSFKKAGMQVMTGSTVEHVDTSGDLCKVTISTKKGTEVVEAEVVLSAVGVTTNLEGLGLEETGVKTEKGKVIVDEYYRTNVDGVYAIGDIVHGPALAHTASHEGITCVEAFCGLNPEPVDYGNIPSCTYTSPEVASVGMTEKQAIEAGYEIKVGKFPFSASGKASAAGNKDGFVKVIFDAKYGEWLGCHMIGDNVTEMIAEAVAARKLETTGHEIIKTIHPHPTMSEAIMEATAAAYGEVIHL, from the coding sequence ATGAGTTACGACGTTATCGTTATAGGCAGCGGTCCGGGCGGATATGTGGCTGCCATCAGGGCCAGTCAGCTTGGCAAAAAAGTAGCCGTGGTTGAAAAAGCCGAAATCGGAGGCGTATGCCTCAACTGGGGTTGCATTCCGACCAAGGCCCTGCTCAAAAGTGCGCAGGTGTTCAACTACACAAAACATGCTGCCGATTATGGCATCGCCATCACAGGTGAGGTGAAGCCTGATTTTGAATCAGTTATCAAGCGCAGCCGCAGCGTTGCCGACGGGATGAGCAAGGGCGTACAGTTCCTTTTCAAAAAGAACAAAATTGACCTGATCAATGGGTTTGGTACGCTCAAACCTGGTAAGAAAGTGGAAGTGACCAAAGCCGACGGAAGCAAGGAAACCTACGAAGCCAATCACATCATCCTTGCCACCGGCGCCCGTTCGCGTGAGCTTCCAAACATGAAGATCGACGGCAAGAAGATCGTGGGTTACCGCGACGCCATGGTGCTGCCCAAACAACCTGCTTCGATGGTTGTGGTTGGCTCGGGCGCCATCGGCTCCGAGTTTGCTTATTTCTACAACAGCATGGGCACCAAAGTCACACTCGTGGAATACATGCCAAACATCCTGCCTCTCGAAGACGAGGATGTGAGCAAGCAGCTCGAACGCTCGTTTAAAAAAGCAGGCATGCAGGTGATGACAGGCTCAACCGTTGAACACGTGGACACCAGCGGCGACTTGTGCAAGGTGACCATCAGCACCAAAAAAGGCACCGAAGTCGTGGAGGCCGAAGTAGTGCTCTCGGCCGTTGGGGTAACCACCAACCTCGAGGGTCTGGGACTGGAAGAAACCGGCGTGAAAACCGAGAAAGGCAAGGTAATTGTGGACGAGTATTACCGCACGAACGTTGATGGGGTATATGCCATCGGCGATATCGTGCATGGCCCGGCGCTGGCCCATACTGCCTCCCACGAAGGCATTACCTGTGTGGAAGCGTTTTGCGGACTGAATCCCGAACCGGTGGACTATGGCAACATCCCGTCGTGCACTTACACCAGCCCCGAAGTAGCTTCGGTGGGCATGACCGAAAAACAGGCCATCGAAGCCGGCTACGAGATCAAAGTGGGTAAGTTTCCGTTCTCAGCCTCTGGCAAAGCCAGCGCTGCCGGCAACAAAGATGGTTTTGTCAAGGTGATCTTCGATGCAAAATACGGCGAATGGCTGGGCTGTCACATGATAGGCGACAACGTAACCGAAATGATTGCCGAGGCCGTGGCTGCCCGTAAGCTCGAAACCACCGGACACGAGATCATCAAAACCATCCACCCGCACCCCACCATGTCCGAAGCCATCATGGAAGCCACTGCTGCAGCCTATGGCGAGGTGATTCATTTGTAA
- a CDS encoding isoprenylcysteine carboxylmethyltransferase family protein: MKTKFTAYFFVLVQFSMIAIILATGPWVSQWPVGLLVELAGLLAGVVAILQMQIGNFNVAPLPKQGGQMITSGIYSVIRHPMYLAQLMALLPLVVEFYSPMRLTAWIILLINLIFKQLFEEKQLIRHFPGYAEYMQKSWRMIPFVF; encoded by the coding sequence ATGAAAACCAAATTTACCGCCTACTTTTTTGTGCTTGTTCAGTTTTCGATGATTGCCATCATTCTGGCCACAGGTCCATGGGTCAGCCAGTGGCCAGTCGGACTTTTGGTCGAGCTGGCAGGTTTGCTGGCGGGCGTGGTGGCCATTCTGCAAATGCAGATTGGTAATTTCAACGTGGCCCCTTTGCCCAAACAAGGGGGACAAATGATTACTTCCGGCATTTACAGCGTGATCAGGCATCCCATGTATCTGGCACAACTGATGGCCCTGCTGCCATTGGTTGTGGAGTTTTACAGTCCGATGAGGCTCACCGCCTGGATCATCCTGCTTATCAACCTTATTTTCAAGCAATTGTTTGAAGAAAAACAACTTATCCGGCATTTTCCCGGATATGCGGAGTACATGCAGAAAAGCTGGCGCATGATCCCATTTGTCTTTTAG
- a CDS encoding glutaredoxin family protein, giving the protein MLGLLRKDQKNYVLLYKSGTETSECSLRNITEAAQKIDSVNVLLADVNTVRDIHLVYGVTSAPSLLVFEGEKFINVVKGCNEPAHYINLFEESYFHPLTSATQPRQKRVTVYTTPTCSWCNTLKSYLRSNNIQFTEIDVSRNQQAAEQMVRRSGQQGVPQTDIEGTIVVGFDKNRINSLLGISSQQS; this is encoded by the coding sequence ATGCTGGGTTTGCTGCGCAAAGACCAGAAAAATTACGTGCTCCTCTACAAATCCGGAACCGAAACCAGCGAATGCAGCCTGCGCAACATCACCGAAGCCGCCCAAAAGATCGACTCGGTGAACGTACTTCTCGCCGATGTAAATACGGTGCGCGACATCCATCTGGTTTATGGCGTAACCAGCGCCCCTTCGCTCCTGGTTTTTGAAGGCGAAAAATTCATCAATGTCGTGAAAGGCTGCAACGAGCCGGCACATTACATCAACCTGTTCGAGGAATCGTATTTTCATCCGTTGACCAGCGCCACCCAGCCAAGGCAGAAAAGAGTCACCGTGTACACCACACCCACCTGCAGCTGGTGCAACACCCTGAAGTCCTATCTCAGGTCGAACAATATTCAGTTTACCGAAATTGATGTGTCTCGCAACCAGCAGGCAGCCGAGCAGATGGTAAGGCGTAGCGGTCAGCAAGGGGTACCGCAAACCGATATTGAAGGCACCATCGTGGTCGGCTTCGACAAAAACCGCATCAACAGCCTCCTTGGAATTTCATCACAACAATCATAA
- a CDS encoding co-chaperone GroES, whose amino-acid sequence MKELQPLNEQVILDLTEDKSEQRTASGLIIPDTAKEKPQIAPVIAIGNIEKPAISVGDKVLFKKYSGTEVTFEGRKLLVIPYADLLAKVVETETI is encoded by the coding sequence ATGAAAGAGTTGCAACCACTTAACGAACAAGTTATCCTCGATTTGACGGAGGATAAGAGCGAGCAGCGTACTGCTTCAGGACTGATCATCCCCGACACCGCCAAGGAAAAACCTCAGATTGCGCCGGTGATTGCCATCGGCAACATTGAAAAACCTGCCATCAGCGTGGGCGATAAGGTGCTTTTCAAAAAATATTCGGGCACCGAGGTAACCTTCGAAGGACGCAAATTGCTGGTAATCCCCTACGCCGACCTGCTGGCCAAGGTGGTAGAAACCGAAACCATCTGA